A segment of the Bordetella flabilis genome:
CCGGCCGGCGCGGGAGCCCGGCCTGCGGAACAATACGCCACGCCGCCGCCGAGCAAAGCGACGGCCAGTGCAATGATGGGACGGGAAACACCCAGCCGCCGCAGCAGGATCCGCACAGGACCCGCGAAGGCGGATGAAATGGCGCGACGAGGGGCGATGATGGACCTCCACAACAAAGCCCCGCATATTACCGTGCGACCGCCGTGCCACTCGGGTCCGGATAGCGGCCGGCCGGCGTTCCTGCCGGCCGTTATGGCACCGCGAATGATATCGGCGCTCCGCCACCGCCTCAGCGGGCCGGCCATCGTCAGCCATGACGACTGCACCACCGTGATCCCCGGCGATTACCGCCTTGCCGACCGCCCGCGCATCCTCGTGCAGCCGTGGCTACAACCACCCGGCGCGCCGGAAGCGCCAATACAGCAGCCCGCACGCCAGGCCTATGCCGGCCAGCGTCATGGGATAGCCGTATTCCCAGGTCAGTTCCGGCATGTGCTGGAAATTCATGCCGTAGATGCCTGCCACCGCGGTCGGCACCGCGAGGATGGCCGCCCAGGACGCCAGGCGGCGGGTCGTATCGTTCTGCTGCGACTGGCCAATCATCAGGCTGGCCTCGAAGGCGAAGGCCAGTGCGTCGCGCAGCGCGGATACCAGCTCGTCGACCCGCGCGACGCGGTCCGCCACCTCGGCGAAATACGGCCTGGCATGCGCGTCGATCGCCGTCATTTCGACCCGCGCCAGGCGCCGGCAGATCTCGGCCATCGGCGCGATCGCATTATGGATGCGCAGCAGGTCGCGCCGTTGCCGGTACAGCCTTCGTATGTCCGAGTCCTTGGCGCCGCGTATCAGGAGCTTCTGCTCGGCGTTCTCCACCACGCCTTCGAGACGCGTCACGGCCTGCACATACCGGTCCACCAGCAGGTCCAGCAATTCCGACGCGATGTAGTCGCTGCCGCGCGCCAGCAGGTCCGGCGCCGCTTCAAGCCGCTCGCGCAAGGTGCTGTGCGGCGCCGTGGACCCGCGCCGTATCGTCAAGAGAAAGCCGTCGCCGATCAATAGCTGGGTTTCTCCGAACATGGGCCGGTCGCCTTCCACTTCGACCGTGACGGCGACCACGAGCACCACATTGCCGTAGTCGATGATCTTGGGCCGCCGATGCGGCTCGCGGATTTCTTCGAGCGCCTTGGTTCCCAGTTGCAATTCCTCGCCGACGCGCGTCACCAGGTCGGGATGCGGGTTCTTCAGGCCGACCCATAGCAGGCGTTCATTCTGGCCCACGTAGCCATGCATATCCGAGATCGGCACGTCGGCGCTGCGGCGGCCGTGCACATAGGCCACGGACGCCACCACCTCGCCGTTGTACCCCGTGCTGCCCGGCTGTGCCGCCAGCCCGTCGGCAGGCTGTTTCGATTCGGAATCCGGCATACCGCGTCCTCGCCTTGTATCGCATGCAATGGCCGGCCTTTGCGTCGCGGTGTCCGCGCTCGCTGTGCGGCCGCGGACGATGATAGCACCGGGGGTCGGCCGCGCATCGCGCCGATGGGCACAGCGCTTGCACCCTGTCCCGCCTATTGTCCCGCAGGGAACCCACGCATGGCTGAACGTCTCCAGAAGCGCCCGGCCGCCATCCGCATCGGCATCTCCGGCTGGCGCTACGATCCGTGGCGCGGCAACTTCTATCCCGGGGATCTGCCGGCGTCGCACGAACTCGCCTACGCCTCGCACCAGGTATGCACGGTGGAAATCAACGGGACCTTCTACTCGCTGCAGAAGCCGCAGAACTTCGCCGACTGGCGGGATGCCACCCCGGGCGGCTTTGTTTTCGCCGTCAAGGCGCCGCGCTTCCTGACCCACATCCTGCGCCTGAATAACATCGACGAGCCGCTCGCCAACTTCCTGGCTTCCGGGGTGCTGGCCCTGCGCGAAAAGCTGGGGCCCATGCTCTGGCAATTGCCGCCCACCCTGCAATTCGACCCCGCGCGCCTCGAGGCCTTCCTGGACAAGCTGCCGCCCGATACGGAGGCCGCAGCCCGTCTCGCACACCGGCATGGGCCGCGCATGCGTGGCCGCAGCCTGGTCGATACGGACGCCAGGCGGCCCTTGCGCCATGCGCTGGAGATACGGCATCCCAGTTTCGCGTGCGCGGAATTCGTCGATCTGCTGCGGCGTCACAACGTCGCGCTCGTCACGGCCGATACGGCTGGCAAATGGCCCTTGCTGGAGGACGCCACGGCGGACTTCGCGTATATCCGCCTGCATGGCGACAAGGTGCTTTACAGCAGCGGCTACACCGCGGAAGCCATCGCCGATTGGGCGCGGCGCATCGACGCCTGGGCGCGCGGCGCCACGCCGCGCGGTGCCCGCCTTGCAGGCCCGCGCACCCGGAACCGCGGCCCGCGGGACGTGTACTGTTATTTCGACAACGACATGAAGGTCATGGCGCCACGCGACGCCCGTGCCCTCATGGCGGCGTTGAAGCTGCCCATGCAGCCCATCGAACCGGCGCGGGACGGCACGGCGGTTGCTGATGTGCATACGGAAGGCACAGTTCCCTCCTCTCCCATCCCCAGGAAATTCGCGGCGGCAAATGCGGGCGATCCCGCCGCGACAGCCAGGAGCATGTCATGACACAAGACACCAAGAAAGGCAGCAGCAAGGATTCGGCAGACCAGAAGAAGACTGACGATGTGCGCACTTACCAGGAAGCGCTGGACGAGGCCGTGGAGGAAACGTTTCCCGCCAGCGACCCGATTTCCCCAGGCGTCGCGGAAAAGGCCGAGCAGAAGGTCCGCACATCCAAGGATGACGTCGACTGGAAGTCCAGCCAGGACAAGGGCGGAGCCAAGAAGAACTGATACAGGGCCTTGACGGCACCGGCCTGGCGGCCGCGTCCCGCCCGGCCGGCGCCCCGGCACTAGAACAGCTTGCGCAGACGGGCGCCGACATCCACCTGGGCCACCGGCGCCGCCGCGGCGCTGCGCAGCGGCGGCAAGTCCGGCGCCTTGGGCAAGGGCTCGAATAGCGGCGACATTTCGTCCGGAATGAAACGGGTGCGCGAGCCGTAGACGTGCCGGTCGCCCATGCCGGTCTGCTGGTGCACGTAGAACCGTTGCGGCACGATCAGGTGCAGGTCTTCCTTGGCGCGCGTCATGGCGACGTACAGCAGGCGCCGTTCCTCTTCGATTTCCTCGCTCGACCCCGTGGCCATGTCCGAGGGAATACAGCCGTCCACCACATTCAGCACGTACACCGACTTCCACTCCTGCCCCTTGGCCGAATGTATGGTGGACAGGATCATATAGTCCTCGTCGCGCAGCGGCGGGCCCGATTCGGCGCTGGTGGCGTCCGGCGGATCAAGGGTGAGCTCGGTCAGGAAACGTTCGCGCGACGCATAGCCGGCCGCGATACGGGCCAGTTGATCCAGGTCCGCCTTGCGCACCCTGGCGTCCTCGTACAGTCGTTCCAGGTGCGGCGCATACCAACGCAGCGCGATATCGAGGTCCGCCGGCCAAGTCAGCCCTGGGACCGACAGGTCGCGGTAGGCCTGGGCAAAGCCCTGCCAGTCCTCGCGGGCGGCGCTTCCCGGCTTGAAGGC
Coding sequences within it:
- a CDS encoding DUF72 domain-containing protein, whose amino-acid sequence is MAERLQKRPAAIRIGISGWRYDPWRGNFYPGDLPASHELAYASHQVCTVEINGTFYSLQKPQNFADWRDATPGGFVFAVKAPRFLTHILRLNNIDEPLANFLASGVLALREKLGPMLWQLPPTLQFDPARLEAFLDKLPPDTEAAARLAHRHGPRMRGRSLVDTDARRPLRHALEIRHPSFACAEFVDLLRRHNVALVTADTAGKWPLLEDATADFAYIRLHGDKVLYSSGYTAEAIADWARRIDAWARGATPRGARLAGPRTRNRGPRDVYCYFDNDMKVMAPRDARALMAALKLPMQPIEPARDGTAVADVHTEGTVPSSPIPRKFAAANAGDPAATARSMS
- a CDS encoding magnesium and cobalt transport protein CorA is translated as MPDSESKQPADGLAAQPGSTGYNGEVVASVAYVHGRRSADVPISDMHGYVGQNERLLWVGLKNPHPDLVTRVGEELQLGTKALEEIREPHRRPKIIDYGNVVLVVAVTVEVEGDRPMFGETQLLIGDGFLLTIRRGSTAPHSTLRERLEAAPDLLARGSDYIASELLDLLVDRYVQAVTRLEGVVENAEQKLLIRGAKDSDIRRLYRQRRDLLRIHNAIAPMAEICRRLARVEMTAIDAHARPYFAEVADRVARVDELVSALRDALAFAFEASLMIGQSQQNDTTRRLASWAAILAVPTAVAGIYGMNFQHMPELTWEYGYPMTLAGIGLACGLLYWRFRRAGWL